From Carettochelys insculpta isolate YL-2023 chromosome 8, ASM3395843v1, whole genome shotgun sequence, a single genomic window includes:
- the PDK1 gene encoding pyruvate dehydrogenase (acetyl-transferring) kinase isozyme 1, mitochondrial isoform X2: MRLLRALLRGASAPGLPQQVDFYSRFSPSPLSMKQFLDFGSENACEKTSFMFLRQELPVRLANIMKEISLLPDNLLKTPSVQLVQSWFTDTVITIRNRHNDVIPTMAQGVVEYKESYGVDPVTCQNVQYFLDRFYMSRISIRMLLNQHSLLFGGKIKVNPAQPKHIGSIDPNCNVVEVIKDGYENAKRLCDLYYMSSPELVLEELNAKSSGQTMQVVYVPSHLYHMVFELFKNAMRATMEHYADRSVYPPIQVHVTLGKEDLTVKISDRGGGVPMRKIDVLFNYMYSTAPRPRVETSRATPLAGFGYGLPISRLYAQYFQGDLKLYSLEGYGTDAVIYIKALSTESIERLPVYNKSAWKHYMENHEADDWCVPSSEPKDLTTFRSV, from the exons ATGAGGCTGCTGCGGGCCCTGCTGCGAGGCGCCTCCGCGCCCGGCCTCCCGCAGCAAGTGGATTTCTACTCCCGCTTCTCCCCGTCGCCGCTCTCCATGAAGCAGTTCCTGGACTTCG gatCTGAAAATGCTTGCGAAAAGACTTCATTTATGTTTTTGAGACAAGAGTTGCCTGTAAGATTGGCAAACATAATGAAAGAAATAAGTCTGCTCCCAGACAATCTGCTAAAAACACCTTCCGTTCAGCTGGTGCAGAGCTG GTTTACAGATACCGTGATAACTATCCGGAACCGACACAATGATGTAATTCCTACAATGGCTCAGGGTGTGGTTGAGTACAAAGAAAGCTATGGTGTTGATCCAGTGACCTGCCAGAATGTGCAGTATTTTTTAGATCGTTTCTACATGAGTCGCATTTCAATCAGAATGCTCCTCAATCAACACT CTTTGCTGTTTGgtggaaaaataaaagttaatcCAGCTCAGCCAAAACACATTGGAAGCATAGATCCTAACTGCAATGTTGTTGAAGTTATTAAAG ATGGCTATGAAAATGCGAAGAGACTCTGTGATTTGTATTACATGAGTTCTCCAGAACTTGTGCTTGAAGAGTTGAATG CAAAATCATCTGGACAAACCATGCAAGTAGTGTATGTACCATCCCATCTCTATCACATGGTTTTTGAACTTTTCAAG AATGCAATGCGAGCCACCATGGAACACTATGCTGATCGAAGTGTATACCCTCCAATTCAAGTACATGTCACGTTGGGCAAAGAGGATTTAACTGTGAAG ATAAGTGATCGTGGTGGCGGGGTTCCTATGAGGAAAATCGATGTACTGTTTAACTATATGTATTCAACTGCACCACGTCCTCGTGTTGAGACATCACGGGCAACACCTCTG GCTGGGTTTGGTTATGGTTTGCCTATATCACGTCTGTATGCACAGTACTTCCAAGGAGATTTGAAGCTGTATTCCTTAGAGGGTTATGGTACAGATGCAGTTATCTACATAAAG GCTTTATCAACTGAATCAATCGAAAGGCTTCCCGTGTATAATAAGTCAGCTTGGAAACACTACATGGAAAACCATGAAGCAGATGACTGGTGTGTGCCAAGCAGTGAGCCAAAGGACCTGACCACATTCCGCAGCGTATAG
- the PDK1 gene encoding pyruvate dehydrogenase (acetyl-transferring) kinase isozyme 1, mitochondrial isoform X1 gives MRLLRALLRGASAPGLPQQVDFYSRFSPSPLSMKQFLDFGSENACEKTSFMFLRQELPVRLANIMKEISLLPDNLLKTPSVQLVQSWYVQSLQEIVDFKNKSAEDSEVIRRFTDTVITIRNRHNDVIPTMAQGVVEYKESYGVDPVTCQNVQYFLDRFYMSRISIRMLLNQHSLLFGGKIKVNPAQPKHIGSIDPNCNVVEVIKDGYENAKRLCDLYYMSSPELVLEELNAKSSGQTMQVVYVPSHLYHMVFELFKNAMRATMEHYADRSVYPPIQVHVTLGKEDLTVKISDRGGGVPMRKIDVLFNYMYSTAPRPRVETSRATPLAGFGYGLPISRLYAQYFQGDLKLYSLEGYGTDAVIYIKALSTESIERLPVYNKSAWKHYMENHEADDWCVPSSEPKDLTTFRSV, from the exons ATGAGGCTGCTGCGGGCCCTGCTGCGAGGCGCCTCCGCGCCCGGCCTCCCGCAGCAAGTGGATTTCTACTCCCGCTTCTCCCCGTCGCCGCTCTCCATGAAGCAGTTCCTGGACTTCG gatCTGAAAATGCTTGCGAAAAGACTTCATTTATGTTTTTGAGACAAGAGTTGCCTGTAAGATTGGCAAACATAATGAAAGAAATAAGTCTGCTCCCAGACAATCTGCTAAAAACACCTTCCGTTCAGCTGGTGCAGAGCTG GTATGTCCAGAGTCTTCAGGAGATCGTTGATTTTAAGAACAAAAGTGCAGAAGATTCAGAAGTTATTCGTAG GTTTACAGATACCGTGATAACTATCCGGAACCGACACAATGATGTAATTCCTACAATGGCTCAGGGTGTGGTTGAGTACAAAGAAAGCTATGGTGTTGATCCAGTGACCTGCCAGAATGTGCAGTATTTTTTAGATCGTTTCTACATGAGTCGCATTTCAATCAGAATGCTCCTCAATCAACACT CTTTGCTGTTTGgtggaaaaataaaagttaatcCAGCTCAGCCAAAACACATTGGAAGCATAGATCCTAACTGCAATGTTGTTGAAGTTATTAAAG ATGGCTATGAAAATGCGAAGAGACTCTGTGATTTGTATTACATGAGTTCTCCAGAACTTGTGCTTGAAGAGTTGAATG CAAAATCATCTGGACAAACCATGCAAGTAGTGTATGTACCATCCCATCTCTATCACATGGTTTTTGAACTTTTCAAG AATGCAATGCGAGCCACCATGGAACACTATGCTGATCGAAGTGTATACCCTCCAATTCAAGTACATGTCACGTTGGGCAAAGAGGATTTAACTGTGAAG ATAAGTGATCGTGGTGGCGGGGTTCCTATGAGGAAAATCGATGTACTGTTTAACTATATGTATTCAACTGCACCACGTCCTCGTGTTGAGACATCACGGGCAACACCTCTG GCTGGGTTTGGTTATGGTTTGCCTATATCACGTCTGTATGCACAGTACTTCCAAGGAGATTTGAAGCTGTATTCCTTAGAGGGTTATGGTACAGATGCAGTTATCTACATAAAG GCTTTATCAACTGAATCAATCGAAAGGCTTCCCGTGTATAATAAGTCAGCTTGGAAACACTACATGGAAAACCATGAAGCAGATGACTGGTGTGTGCCAAGCAGTGAGCCAAAGGACCTGACCACATTCCGCAGCGTATAG